The following are encoded together in the Cryptosporangium phraense genome:
- a CDS encoding fumarylacetoacetate hydrolase family protein encodes MTRETRRILLDGNPVDVVRAGEVLVAGDGRTVAVADAQHLPPVVPSKIVCVHLNYLSRVRELQTTLPPAPTYFHKPVSALNAHEAAVVRPEGCKWLNYEGEIAIVIGRTARNIAPAEAGDYIRGYTVANDFGLHDFRDTDAGSMLRVKGADTLCPIGPGVVEGWDFHGKRIRTLVNGEVKQDGTTDEMQWDMHYLVADIARTITLQPGDLLLSGTPAISRTVYPGDVVAVEVEGLGTLRNHVVSGPTSIRTDVGAQPSESEEVLSTAQGGDWEFRGIRKPQPAGS; translated from the coding sequence GTGACCCGAGAGACCCGCCGCATCCTGCTCGACGGTAACCCGGTCGACGTCGTCCGCGCCGGGGAAGTGCTGGTGGCCGGCGACGGCCGGACCGTGGCGGTCGCCGATGCGCAGCACCTCCCACCGGTCGTCCCGTCGAAGATCGTGTGCGTCCACCTGAACTACCTCAGCCGGGTGCGGGAGCTGCAGACGACGCTCCCGCCCGCACCGACGTACTTCCACAAGCCGGTGTCGGCGCTGAACGCGCACGAGGCCGCGGTGGTGCGCCCCGAGGGCTGCAAATGGCTCAACTACGAGGGCGAGATCGCGATCGTCATCGGCCGGACCGCCCGGAACATCGCCCCGGCCGAGGCCGGCGACTACATCCGCGGGTACACGGTCGCCAACGACTTCGGGCTGCACGACTTCCGCGACACCGACGCCGGCTCGATGCTGCGCGTCAAGGGCGCCGACACGTTGTGCCCGATCGGCCCGGGCGTCGTCGAGGGCTGGGACTTCCACGGCAAGCGCATCCGCACCCTGGTCAACGGCGAGGTCAAACAGGACGGCACCACCGACGAGATGCAGTGGGACATGCACTACCTGGTCGCCGACATCGCCCGGACGATCACGCTGCAGCCCGGCGACCTGCTGCTCTCGGGCACCCCGGCGATCTCGCGCACGGTGTACCCGGGGGACGTCGTCGCGGTCGAGGTCGAAGGGCTCGGCACGCTGCGCAACCACGTCGTGAGCGGGCCGACCTCGATCCGCACCGACGTCGGGGCCCAGCCGAGCGAGTCCGAGGAGGTCCTCTCCACCGCCCAGGGCGGCGACTGGGAGTTCCGCGGCATCCGCAAGCCCCAGCCGGCCGGCTCGTGA
- a CDS encoding MarR family winged helix-turn-helix transcriptional regulator yields MTGSHTLRATEQAVEERLAGMSLDTSAMWAVSNIYRATTAIRNHLEQTVLRDTGLTWTGFVVLWVVWIWGEIETAQAAAEAGISKGTLTGVVKTLESYRHIKRTRHETDKRRVVLSMSPSGRKLMEGLFPAFNREEAFVVRGLSDDRRKELADSLRTIVEELEQPKA; encoded by the coding sequence ATGACGGGATCGCACACGCTGCGGGCGACGGAGCAGGCCGTCGAGGAGCGGCTGGCCGGAATGTCGCTGGACACCAGCGCGATGTGGGCGGTCTCCAACATCTACCGCGCCACCACCGCGATCCGCAACCACCTCGAGCAGACCGTCCTGCGTGACACCGGGCTCACCTGGACCGGGTTCGTCGTGCTGTGGGTCGTCTGGATCTGGGGCGAGATCGAGACCGCGCAGGCCGCGGCCGAGGCCGGCATCTCCAAGGGGACGCTGACCGGCGTCGTCAAGACGCTGGAGTCCTACCGGCACATCAAGCGGACCCGCCACGAGACCGACAAGCGCCGGGTGGTGCTGTCGATGAGCCCGTCCGGCCGCAAGCTGATGGAGGGCCTCTTCCCGGCGTTCAACCGGGAGGAGGCGTTCGTCGTCCGAGGGCTCTCCGACGACCGGCGCAAGGAGCTCGCCGACTCGCTGCGCACGATCGTCGAGGAGCTGGAGCAGCCCAAGGCGTGA
- a CDS encoding cytochrome P450, producing MPRHAPVPLSDVDLSDIDGFADLRGYSQFDTLRAEDPVHWTDEKDGTGFWAVTRYADIWAVGRDVESFTSTQFVGLEDVDDDLRDFRRSILEMDGGRHRVLRKLIQREFTPRNLMRNYEAFLRQLTKNTVDRAFATAAAHDGEIDFVTEISADFPIQVLARLLDVPAEDTPQLIAWGNEMVANTDPDYATVRADTAESEKYRHLPFRSPTVQDVWDYGNRLRADRVGGSGTDLITILANRLPDDGIPLSQQDFNNYFSLLVIAGNETTRHAISNSMLGLMEQPSQLRLLTERPDLMKNAVEELLRWASPVYHFRRTATRDLELGGKQIAAGDKVVMWFASGNRDEDVFENPYAIDVTRTNVDHMTFGKGSPHLCMGNNLARMEIRLMFEELLPRLGSIEPTGDVTRIRSNFVNGIKKFPVRITPA from the coding sequence ATGCCCCGTCACGCCCCGGTCCCGCTGAGCGACGTCGACCTCTCCGACATCGACGGCTTCGCCGACCTGCGCGGCTACTCGCAGTTCGACACCCTGCGCGCCGAGGACCCGGTGCACTGGACCGACGAGAAGGACGGCACCGGGTTCTGGGCGGTCACCCGGTACGCCGACATCTGGGCGGTCGGCCGGGACGTCGAGTCGTTCACGTCGACCCAGTTCGTCGGCCTGGAGGACGTCGACGACGACCTGCGCGACTTCCGGCGCTCGATCCTGGAGATGGACGGCGGCCGCCACCGGGTGCTGCGCAAGCTGATCCAGCGCGAGTTCACGCCCCGGAACCTGATGCGCAACTACGAGGCGTTCCTGCGTCAGCTCACGAAGAACACCGTCGACCGGGCGTTCGCGACGGCGGCGGCCCACGACGGCGAGATCGACTTCGTGACCGAGATCAGCGCCGACTTCCCGATCCAGGTGCTGGCCCGGCTGCTCGACGTCCCGGCCGAGGACACCCCGCAGCTGATCGCCTGGGGCAACGAGATGGTCGCGAACACCGACCCGGACTACGCGACGGTGCGGGCCGACACCGCCGAGTCGGAGAAGTACCGGCACCTGCCGTTCCGGTCGCCGACCGTCCAGGACGTCTGGGACTACGGCAACCGGCTGCGCGCCGACCGGGTCGGCGGCTCCGGCACCGACCTGATCACGATCCTGGCCAACCGGCTCCCGGACGACGGCATCCCGCTCTCCCAGCAGGACTTCAACAACTACTTCTCGCTGCTGGTCATCGCCGGCAACGAGACCACCCGGCACGCGATCAGCAACTCGATGCTCGGGCTGATGGAGCAGCCGTCGCAGCTGCGCCTGCTGACCGAGCGGCCCGACCTGATGAAGAACGCCGTCGAGGAGCTGCTGCGCTGGGCGTCGCCGGTGTACCACTTCCGGCGGACCGCGACCCGGGACCTGGAGCTGGGCGGCAAGCAGATCGCGGCCGGCGACAAGGTCGTCATGTGGTTCGCGTCCGGCAACCGCGACGAGGACGTCTTCGAGAACCCCTACGCGATCGACGTCACCCGGACGAACGTCGACCACATGACGTTCGGCAAGGGCAGCCCGCACCTGTGCATGGGCAACAACCTGGCCCGGATGGAGATCCGGCTGATGTTCGAGGAGCTGCTCCCTCGGCTCGGCTCGATCGAACCGACCGGCGACGTGACGCGGATCCGCAGCAACTTCGTCAACGGCATCAAGAAGTTCCCGGTGCGGATCACGCCCGCCTGA
- a CDS encoding gamma-glutamyl-gamma-aminobutyrate hydrolase family protein has product MRRPLIAIPGRFAAKTSALRYEAEVTARALAEAVFAAGGEPLTMHPSAPGDVPERVAWAQGVLLPGGGDLAAHWTGQHPHPSLYDVDEEQDAFDLAVARHCLATGSPLLAICRGLQVVNAARGGRIVQDMDPHHRHRRHRVSIARDSRLHALAGPTVDVSCFHHQCIDRLGDGMRAVAHSEDGVIEAVEIDDLPGWFLGLQWHPEDLWNTDASVFHEFVSHSRASVAPPFHSTPT; this is encoded by the coding sequence ATGCGCAGACCGCTGATCGCCATCCCGGGCCGCTTCGCCGCGAAGACGTCGGCCCTGCGGTACGAAGCCGAGGTCACCGCCCGGGCCCTGGCCGAGGCGGTGTTCGCGGCCGGCGGCGAACCGCTGACCATGCACCCGTCGGCGCCGGGGGACGTGCCTGAACGCGTAGCCTGGGCTCAGGGCGTGTTATTACCAGGAGGTGGCGACCTGGCCGCCCACTGGACCGGCCAGCACCCGCACCCGAGCCTCTACGACGTCGACGAAGAGCAGGACGCGTTCGACCTCGCGGTCGCCCGGCACTGCCTGGCCACCGGCTCGCCGCTCCTGGCCATCTGCCGAGGCCTGCAGGTCGTGAACGCGGCCCGGGGCGGCCGGATCGTCCAGGACATGGACCCCCACCACCGCCACCGCCGTCACCGGGTCTCGATCGCGAGAGACTCCAGGCTGCACGCGCTGGCCGGCCCGACCGTCGACGTGTCCTGCTTCCACCACCAGTGCATCGACCGCCTCGGCGACGGGATGCGCGCGGTCGCCCACTCGGAGGACGGCGTCATCGAGGCCGTCGAGATCGACGATCTACCCGGCTGGTTCCTCGGCCTCCAGTGGCACCCCGAGGACCTCTGGAACACCGACGCCTCGGTGTTCCACGAGTTCGTGAGTCACAGCCGGGCCAGCGTCGCTCCCCCGTTCCACTCGACGCCGACCTGA
- the gabT gene encoding 4-aminobutyrate--2-oxoglutarate transaminase, with protein MTTPLPQSRHLATAVPGPRSQELMARKSGAVASGVGTTMPVFAVRASGGIVEDVDGNRFIDLGSGIAVTTVGNSAPRVVEAVTAQAAAFTHTCFMVTPYEGYVDVAEALNRLTPGDHPKRTALFNSGAEAVENAVKIARSFTKRPAVVAFDHGYHGRTNLTMALTAKNMPYKQGFGPFAPEIYRAPLSYPFRDGGLDGPAAARRALDMIEKQIGASNLAALVIEPIQGEGGFVEPAPGFLPALASWCRDNGVVFVADEVQTGFARTGDLFACAHEGVVPDLIVTAKGIAGGLPLSAVTGRAEIMDAPHSGGLGGTYGGNPLACAAALAAIATIEEDGLVGRARDIERLMKARLSKLQSDDARLGDVRGRGAMIAVELVEPGTTAPDAGLARRVAAAAHQAGVIVLTCGTDGNVLRFLPPLTISDELLEDALDVLADAFAAA; from the coding sequence ATGACGACCCCTCTGCCGCAGAGCCGCCACCTCGCCACCGCCGTGCCCGGCCCCCGCTCACAGGAGCTGATGGCCCGCAAGTCCGGCGCCGTCGCCTCCGGCGTCGGCACCACGATGCCGGTGTTCGCGGTCCGCGCGTCCGGCGGCATCGTCGAGGACGTCGACGGCAACCGGTTCATCGACCTCGGCTCCGGCATCGCGGTCACGACCGTCGGCAACAGCGCGCCCCGGGTGGTCGAGGCGGTCACCGCGCAGGCCGCCGCGTTCACCCACACCTGCTTCATGGTGACGCCCTACGAGGGCTACGTCGACGTCGCCGAGGCGCTGAACCGGCTGACGCCGGGGGACCATCCGAAGCGGACCGCGCTGTTCAACTCGGGCGCGGAGGCGGTGGAGAACGCGGTGAAGATCGCGCGGTCGTTCACCAAGCGCCCGGCGGTCGTCGCGTTCGACCACGGCTACCACGGCCGGACCAACCTCACGATGGCCCTGACCGCCAAGAACATGCCGTACAAGCAGGGGTTCGGGCCGTTCGCGCCGGAGATCTACCGGGCGCCGCTCTCGTACCCGTTCCGCGACGGCGGCCTCGACGGGCCGGCCGCCGCCCGGCGCGCGCTGGACATGATCGAGAAGCAGATCGGGGCCTCGAACCTGGCCGCGCTGGTGATCGAGCCGATCCAGGGCGAGGGCGGCTTCGTGGAGCCCGCGCCGGGATTCCTGCCCGCGCTGGCGTCCTGGTGCCGGGACAACGGCGTCGTGTTCGTCGCCGACGAGGTGCAGACCGGCTTCGCCCGCACCGGCGACCTGTTCGCGTGCGCGCACGAGGGAGTGGTTCCCGACCTGATCGTCACGGCCAAGGGCATCGCCGGCGGTCTGCCGCTGTCCGCGGTCACCGGCCGCGCCGAGATCATGGACGCGCCCCACTCCGGTGGCCTCGGCGGCACCTACGGTGGAAACCCGCTCGCCTGCGCGGCCGCGCTCGCCGCGATCGCGACGATCGAGGAGGACGGCCTCGTCGGCCGCGCCCGCGACATCGAACGCCTGATGAAAGCGCGCCTGTCCAAGCTCCAGTCCGACGACGCCCGGCTGGGCGACGTCCGCGGGCGGGGCGCGATGATCGCGGTGGAGCTCGTCGAGCCGGGGACGACGGCACCGGACGCCGGGCTGGCCCGCCGGGTCGCGGCCGCCGCGCACCAGGCCGGCGTGATCGTCCTGACCTGCGGCACCGACGGCAACGTGCTCCGGTTCCTCCCGCCGCTGACGATCTCCGACGAGCTGCTGGAAGACGCCTTGGACGTCCTGGCCGACGCGTTCGCCGCCGCGTAG
- a CDS encoding acetoacetate decarboxylase family protein, producing MPAMNGFLYPRSASGVASLVPSPPWFYSGDLLTVEYRTDPANVEALLPEPLELAPEDPGAVAFIWADWQSCSTSREELLDPARAQYKEAFVVVRCSFRGVTYSRCVFIWVDKDFAIGRGLHQGYPKKLGSMWQTRPHPFAQAAPRIGPGGTFGATLASYDRRLAEAVVTLREESETNGFVNGHPMAHHRILPDIAGHGDAFSELISSGASGFQGGPAWTGDAELRLFEAPTEEVARLEVGEIIGGYFRQVGVEWNGGATLARL from the coding sequence ATGCCCGCGATGAACGGCTTCCTCTACCCCCGGAGCGCGTCCGGTGTCGCGTCGCTCGTCCCGTCCCCGCCGTGGTTCTACTCCGGCGACCTGCTGACGGTGGAGTACCGCACCGACCCGGCCAACGTCGAGGCGCTGCTGCCCGAGCCGCTGGAGCTCGCGCCCGAGGACCCTGGGGCGGTCGCGTTCATCTGGGCCGACTGGCAGTCGTGCTCGACGAGCCGGGAGGAGCTGCTCGACCCGGCCCGGGCCCAGTACAAGGAGGCGTTCGTCGTCGTCCGGTGTTCGTTCCGGGGCGTGACGTACTCGCGGTGCGTGTTCATCTGGGTCGACAAGGACTTCGCGATCGGCCGGGGCCTGCACCAGGGCTACCCGAAGAAGCTCGGCTCGATGTGGCAGACCCGGCCGCACCCGTTCGCGCAGGCCGCTCCGCGGATCGGGCCGGGCGGGACGTTCGGGGCCACGCTCGCCTCCTACGACCGGCGCCTGGCCGAGGCGGTCGTGACGCTGCGGGAGGAGTCGGAGACCAACGGCTTCGTCAACGGCCACCCGATGGCGCACCACCGCATCCTTCCCGACATCGCCGGGCACGGTGACGCGTTCAGCGAGCTGATCTCGTCCGGCGCGAGCGGGTTCCAGGGTGGGCCGGCCTGGACCGGCGACGCCGAGTTGCGGCTGTTCGAGGCCCCGACCGAGGAGGTCGCGCGGCTCGAGGTCGGCGAGATCATCGGGGGGTATTTCCGTCAGGTCGGCGTCGAGTGGAACGGGGGAGCGACGCTGGCCCGGCTGTGA
- a CDS encoding catechol 1,2-dioxygenase codes for MGEVVGAGLLAHVPTIVLPEETRRELNHGRESSLVEGLHQLRREVFDTLDYDTVVVLDSHWATTVEFVVTAQDRRSGLFTSEELPRGMQRRPYDFPGDPSLAHAIAGKADEHSTWITAIDDHQLPIFYATTNLWEFLGQGLPDKRWISIGVCQTADGEDSYRLGRALGEAIAESDRKVVLIASGAMSHTFWPLRQLRDHEAAGREHIHSPGALAADLERIEWLQAGDHRAVIDTMPEFLRFRPEAKFMHYQMMIGAIGEERCTAPGRRFGEYENSVGTGQVHLWFDRPAEGFPPSKATPTDPDFVRQTGGPDLPAAG; via the coding sequence ATGGGTGAGGTAGTCGGCGCCGGCCTGCTGGCCCACGTCCCCACGATCGTGCTGCCGGAAGAGACCCGGCGCGAGCTGAACCACGGACGGGAATCCAGCCTCGTGGAAGGCCTGCACCAGCTACGGCGGGAAGTGTTCGACACGCTCGACTACGACACGGTCGTCGTCCTCGACTCCCACTGGGCCACCACGGTCGAGTTCGTCGTCACCGCGCAGGACCGGCGCAGCGGACTGTTCACCTCGGAGGAGCTCCCCCGCGGCATGCAGCGTCGGCCGTACGACTTCCCCGGCGACCCCTCGCTGGCGCACGCGATCGCGGGTAAGGCCGACGAGCACTCCACCTGGATCACCGCGATCGACGACCACCAGCTCCCGATCTTCTACGCGACCACGAACCTGTGGGAGTTCCTCGGCCAGGGCCTGCCCGACAAGCGCTGGATCTCGATCGGCGTCTGCCAGACCGCCGACGGCGAGGATTCGTACCGGCTCGGCCGGGCGCTCGGCGAGGCGATCGCCGAGTCCGACCGCAAGGTCGTGCTGATCGCCTCGGGCGCGATGTCGCACACGTTCTGGCCGCTGCGCCAGCTCCGCGACCACGAGGCGGCCGGCCGCGAGCACATCCACTCCCCCGGGGCGCTGGCCGCCGACCTCGAGCGGATCGAGTGGTTGCAGGCCGGTGACCACCGGGCCGTCATCGATACGATGCCGGAGTTCCTCCGCTTCCGCCCGGAGGCGAAGTTCATGCACTACCAGATGATGATCGGGGCGATCGGCGAGGAGCGTTGCACGGCACCGGGCCGCCGGTTCGGCGAGTACGAGAACTCGGTCGGCACCGGTCAGGTGCACCTCTGGTTCGACCGCCCGGCCGAGGGTTTCCCGCCGTCCAAGGCCACCCCGACCGATCCCGACTTCGTCCGCCAGACCGGCGGTCCCGACCTGCCGGCCGCCGGCTGA
- a CDS encoding aldehyde dehydrogenase, whose amino-acid sequence MDHFATVDGVRVDLRHWIGGRRVPSDRTFADVSPIDEQEIARVAAGGPDDVDAAVAAARAAFPAWAALPVAERSAILRRAADGIEARIEDLSRVETLDNGSLIRSHRRGVMPRVALNFRAFADYAEKQLGHPDLSVRNHRERITYDPAGVVAIITPWNAPLMLATWRIGPALAAGDTVVLKPPEWAPLTASLLADVLHEAGVPAGVFNVVQGTGADAGAPLTAHEDVDRIAFTGSVPTAGVIARAAAPNIVPLSFELGGKSPLLVFEDADLDLAVDIAVEQFDNAGQVCLKAARMLVQASIADEFTARLVEKAAALRQGDPRDERTDQSALVSRRHFERIDGFVRRAIADGATVKLGGGPNEELGGLYYRPTVLTDPGEEIRTEEVFGPVVTIETFADEPEAVERANDTRFGLAATLVTGDRSRAERVSHRLNAGTVWVNCFFVRDLEAPFGGNGRSGIGREGGPWSFDFYCDVKNSVFSPVGWKDSTHG is encoded by the coding sequence ATGGACCACTTCGCCACGGTCGACGGCGTCCGCGTCGATCTGCGCCACTGGATCGGCGGCCGGCGCGTCCCGTCGGACCGCACCTTCGCGGACGTCTCCCCGATCGACGAGCAGGAGATCGCCCGGGTCGCGGCCGGCGGGCCGGACGATGTCGACGCGGCGGTCGCGGCCGCGCGGGCCGCGTTCCCGGCCTGGGCGGCGCTGCCGGTCGCCGAGCGCAGCGCGATCCTCCGGCGTGCCGCCGACGGCATCGAGGCCCGCATCGAGGACCTGTCCCGGGTCGAGACCCTTGACAACGGTTCGCTGATCCGCAGCCACCGGCGCGGGGTCATGCCCCGGGTCGCGCTGAACTTCCGGGCGTTCGCCGACTACGCCGAGAAGCAGCTCGGCCACCCCGACCTGTCGGTGCGCAACCACCGCGAACGGATCACCTACGACCCGGCCGGCGTCGTCGCGATCATCACCCCCTGGAACGCGCCGCTGATGCTGGCCACCTGGCGGATCGGGCCGGCTCTGGCCGCCGGCGACACCGTGGTCCTCAAGCCGCCGGAGTGGGCCCCGCTCACCGCGAGCCTGCTCGCCGACGTCCTGCACGAGGCCGGCGTCCCGGCCGGGGTCTTCAACGTCGTGCAGGGCACAGGTGCGGACGCCGGCGCGCCGCTCACCGCACACGAGGACGTCGACCGGATCGCGTTCACCGGCTCGGTCCCCACCGCCGGGGTCATCGCCCGCGCGGCCGCGCCGAACATCGTCCCGCTCTCGTTCGAGCTCGGCGGCAAGTCCCCGCTGCTGGTGTTCGAGGACGCCGACCTCGACCTGGCCGTCGACATCGCGGTCGAGCAGTTCGACAACGCCGGCCAGGTCTGCCTGAAGGCGGCCCGGATGCTGGTCCAGGCGTCGATCGCCGACGAGTTCACCGCACGCCTGGTGGAGAAGGCCGCGGCCTTGCGGCAGGGCGACCCCCGCGACGAACGGACCGACCAGTCCGCGCTCGTCTCCCGACGGCACTTCGAGCGGATCGACGGGTTCGTCCGCCGCGCGATCGCGGACGGCGCCACGGTGAAGCTCGGCGGCGGACCCAACGAGGAACTCGGCGGCCTCTACTACCGCCCGACGGTACTCACCGATCCCGGCGAGGAGATCCGCACCGAGGAGGTCTTCGGCCCGGTCGTCACGATCGAGACGTTCGCCGACGAGCCCGAGGCCGTCGAGCGCGCCAACGACACCCGCTTCGGTCTGGCGGCCACGCTGGTCACCGGCGACAGGTCCCGCGCCGAGCGGGTATCCCATCGATTGAACGCGGGCACCGTCTGGGTGAACTGCTTCTTCGTCCGCGACCTCGAGGCCCCGTTCGGGGGCAACGGCCGGTCCGGCATCGGACGCGAGGGCGGCCCCTGGTCGTTCGACTTCTACTGCGACGTCAAGAACAGCGTGTTCAGCCCCGTCGGCTGGAAGGACTCGACCCATGGGTGA
- a CDS encoding glutamine synthetase family protein — MAHFDTSGLRPAQDRLTADGIDVVRLGYADLIGVDRGRDLLVDHFSRTVGGGVAFCRSVYGTTPRGGVVDFEGGLSAGLPDVVAFPDLSTLRPLPWEPGVAHCIADVFNPDGTPAAESPRQVLRSLCEQFEAEAATPIVGPELEFYLLTESAASPSGWKRYGEGTGNVYTAGRKGDPENVLLQSLRQLGDYGIDVVAANHEFSSGQFEINLWHGGALDAADRAHRFKDAVKELARRNGHLATFMPKPFNDEGGSGYHLHFSLADGSFDDPSSPDGLSAVAHHAIGGILKHAPAIAAVANPTINSYKRFGPDTLAPWLIDWGLDNRSAMVRIPPERGAASRLELRLGDASANSYLAIAGMLAGALLGIRNRIEPPDALVGYGYDPARSATLPRSLGEALDALEADAEFAGLLGKPFVDVFLAYKRDEIERFRTWITDWEFQEYTYHI; from the coding sequence GTGGCGCACTTCGACACCTCGGGGCTGCGGCCCGCGCAGGACCGGCTCACCGCCGACGGCATCGACGTCGTCCGGCTCGGCTACGCCGACCTGATCGGAGTCGACCGCGGTCGCGACCTCTTGGTCGACCACTTCTCCCGGACGGTCGGCGGCGGCGTCGCGTTCTGCCGCTCGGTCTACGGCACGACCCCGCGCGGCGGGGTCGTCGACTTCGAGGGCGGCCTCTCGGCCGGCCTGCCCGACGTCGTCGCGTTCCCCGACCTGTCGACGCTGCGTCCGCTGCCCTGGGAGCCCGGCGTCGCGCACTGCATCGCCGACGTCTTCAATCCGGACGGGACACCCGCCGCCGAAAGCCCGCGCCAGGTGTTACGCAGCCTGTGCGAGCAGTTCGAGGCCGAGGCGGCGACGCCGATCGTCGGCCCGGAGCTCGAGTTCTACCTGCTTACCGAGTCGGCGGCGTCACCGTCGGGCTGGAAGCGCTACGGCGAGGGGACCGGCAACGTCTACACGGCCGGCCGCAAGGGCGACCCGGAGAACGTGCTGCTCCAGTCGCTGCGCCAGCTCGGCGACTACGGCATCGACGTGGTGGCGGCCAACCACGAGTTCTCGTCCGGCCAGTTCGAGATCAACCTCTGGCACGGCGGCGCGCTGGACGCGGCCGACCGGGCCCACCGCTTCAAGGACGCGGTCAAGGAGCTGGCCCGCCGCAACGGCCACCTGGCGACGTTCATGCCGAAGCCGTTCAACGACGAGGGCGGCTCCGGGTACCACCTGCACTTCTCGCTGGCCGACGGTTCGTTCGACGATCCGTCCTCCCCGGACGGGCTGTCGGCGGTCGCCCACCACGCGATCGGCGGGATCCTGAAGCACGCCCCGGCCATCGCCGCGGTCGCCAACCCCACGATCAACTCGTACAAGCGCTTCGGCCCGGACACGCTGGCCCCCTGGCTGATCGACTGGGGCCTCGACAACCGCAGCGCGATGGTGCGCATCCCGCCGGAGCGCGGGGCCGCGTCCCGGCTCGAGCTGCGGCTGGGTGACGCCAGCGCCAACTCGTACCTGGCCATCGCCGGGATGCTGGCCGGCGCGCTGCTGGGCATCCGCAACCGGATCGAGCCGCCGGACGCCCTGGTCGGCTACGGCTACGACCCCGCACGCTCGGCCACGCTGCCGCGGAGCCTGGGCGAGGCGCTGGACGCGCTGGAGGCCGACGCCGAGTTCGCCGGCCTGCTCGGAAAGCCGTTCGTCGACGTGTTCCTGGCCTACAAGCGCGACGAGATCGAGCGCTTCCGCACCTGGATCACCGACTGGGAATTCCAGGAGTACACGTACCACATCTGA